In the Arcobacter arenosus genome, one interval contains:
- a CDS encoding ankyrin repeat domain-containing protein, with translation MQSKTFRLFVSSTFSDFNEERKLLQTEVFPEIKEYCTENGLTFQPIDLRWGVSNEAQLDQKTLELCINEVKSSKLNPHPNFLIMAGDRYGWVPLPYMLEQKEFENILEKIENDKDKTLLQTWYELDLNQIPASYILKQRSGEYEDYKTWEEVENSLRTILQNSVDKLDLNKEDKKKYFTSATEAEVIEGIFKYLDKTKFQNKLCKNDETLEQKDYENVYAYVRNIDSIDNLEGKFKDIDSTEVTRFKDEIKKSIDTKNIYEITTNLTNVSQDEKNNSLNYEYEELKSSFTKTMVDYLKNSIDKYLENIIEVTPEELESYEQKRFKDDKLKDFLKDSRSKDLKTIDDYIQSNKEENQSLVIYGKSGLGKSSLMAKAIDDCLDKYQDRKVIYRFVGSTANLSSSPDLLISILKELGINEEIRKVKNSQTFQEEPEKIEEFYYRVYEHLNSISNETVIFIDAIDQVNNEDEFLWLSKVLPSNVKFIIAALEDENYEEDSNYFENFKKKTESLYKLEELRENEAKSLVLNLLNQYDRTITDTQMNYLLNIYKQVNTPLYISVAVQEIRHWKSSDINQTLANTQKSIIEEFISNLSTIYHHNKELIKRVFSYLYLTEGLSESELLELLSIDEEFINKIAPDTYHDNITKELPTVIWVRLHTQIKEFLKLEQKDKQATMSFFHREFNNVISNQDNIQIIHEHLIYLFQKLITKYQNEEFDSNRWGKLYIKIVKDYHLEYEFDWLIEKNSKLKETGDFVGNLNNKDYQLEIWNKIYDLIIQNQKINNSKLQNCLTKFNLYITEIPYKKDPNNSIQIQIYTRSLNNLGISLGTIGKSIDAISLFEKSFKILKKEYNKNLSKWGQEYSSVINYLAQSFSSLGNFNESIKLNKESLKIRKELYILDEKKFAKNYIESLNNLASVLIQNIEFKEANELLKESLTIVKKFYFENPLDWLETYIIILQNLGVVNHSKGEILDSIKYCEESLNFLKDLYKENSSQWAAQYVKTLNSIGYYLSKIEKISDSMNYCNKCKKILDKLYLENPLRWLEDYLSNLDNLASNYYKIKNIDKTIEHYQKYLEVSKSSPKNNIKLWTLTYTKRLDTLAYIFNSIGRTSESITLSEESLKTWEKLYKIENSWIDNYASSLQKFAIYLKINGDIDKSIKSYQKAVTLRRKKYKSAFWYKPENFAQCLFEFAETLKDNGDIYESIGIYEECLLVSNKIYEKNSKKWAEEHSVILDNLASLLLINTERRLESLELFDRFIEVKNKLYKINPEKFMMEYLTSLNNLGSVLLGYKEFEYSYKYFKEYFTILNVYKIIKTKKNLDLFTYSFLKYYQSAIHTESNLTKLEDYIKEKIIFFKENLELEYDNHIKIVCDKILNLKNTNDDLIRERVEIFEKLFLVNPSLIIEEKDILMKENPVPIYLKKVTEFLSREHYSYEIETLFDKLIEYKKSGINLSYEEINRLNLNDRLTYFLNLKIYDEEVVDILFKLYYEILENNQYKQAENIIEFIDKNSSKFWSSSRQTLLDHIEKATKYTYNYKNENCLKLIKNLILNMYPDYDPRIETLLLKTLKKFDNDFIFIKNAIEKFDDFNNELYIFYAFNYLTYCKDYVEDEDEIIKNIQNKLLRIENKEFDLYKNNLINLIELRRSIPKPSISSTYTSPKPSSVVDIVEKKRKLEEYEMISERKLNEKRKKKLLQEIEYEKNEFFKSSAQENKIKYLELQYKIEYETSSLTLEEIKSNDIYHIYKYFNYTDERYEYCFLKSLIKDINTPHSEIMKESIENHYEKILDSFLEHFSKIMFYHLHDLELNLTAIVEFFKLIDNGKLKVFKYKYESNEIERLFNSIREQKFHEIIILKNKYIWNNKYFKKYFINDTVLQVLEYVDLVEKSLSKEIDFKEFKPIFLNYLEKFQIKLNLHERFTFENEVLKKSILSLIQNDINNAFIFLESNNIGNFKNIFIEFIFKYIRENMDFEDYNLSELEKRIQSKELDNSTKDDFLKFVEKINLKNQEKITVELFLAASEKNYKLVSEKLKLLTNKDVVNDEGKTLLDLAIEMSYEEYKDDFITLENDKKQDESYEKLYNRGRFGEKLDYGKTLKINFNFTDILLKEGLSINHADKHGNNYLHKIIDRSWRKLSSREILTPVPTYEWDEEFFTFFLNNNINIEHKNNKGETPLLKALIESRFNLVNILLDKNACIDIKNNEGITPFYLIVKNDQHNIAKKLIEKGMNFLEETYQDKSLIFLAIENGSYFIIDHFVEKIDLDKSDKEGRKPIHYATMFKDISILKLLIENKVNINAQDNKGVTPLHYAVKYKNLDMLKVLIKNNVNLNLQDQNNKTPLHYAVHEKDIDAVKVLVENNVNKEILDINGKTALDYAKVDNFDEAIKLLRKKFLGLF, from the coding sequence ATGCAAAGTAAAACATTCAGACTATTTGTAAGTTCAACATTTAGTGATTTTAATGAAGAGAGAAAACTATTACAAACTGAAGTTTTCCCTGAGATAAAAGAATATTGTACGGAAAATGGATTAACCTTTCAGCCTATTGATTTAAGATGGGGAGTTTCAAATGAAGCTCAACTAGACCAAAAAACTTTAGAACTTTGTATAAATGAAGTAAAATCTTCAAAACTAAATCCTCACCCAAACTTCTTAATCATGGCAGGTGATAGATATGGTTGGGTTCCTTTACCTTATATGCTAGAACAAAAAGAGTTTGAAAATATTTTAGAAAAAATAGAAAATGATAAAGATAAAACTCTTCTACAAACTTGGTATGAATTAGATTTAAATCAAATACCAGCTTCATATATCTTAAAACAAAGAAGTGGTGAGTATGAAGATTATAAAACTTGGGAAGAAGTAGAAAACTCTTTAAGAACTATTCTTCAAAATTCTGTAGATAAATTAGATCTAAATAAAGAGGATAAAAAGAAATATTTTACAAGTGCAACAGAAGCAGAAGTAATTGAAGGAATTTTTAAATATCTAGATAAAACAAAGTTCCAAAATAAACTTTGTAAAAATGATGAAACATTAGAACAAAAAGATTATGAAAATGTATATGCTTATGTTAGAAATATAGATTCAATAGATAATTTAGAAGGTAAATTTAAAGATATTGATTCAACAGAAGTAACTAGATTTAAAGATGAAATAAAAAAATCTATTGATACTAAAAATATATATGAAATAACTACAAACCTTACAAATGTATCTCAAGATGAAAAAAACAATAGTTTAAACTATGAGTATGAAGAGTTAAAAAGTAGCTTTACGAAGACAATGGTTGATTATTTAAAGAATTCTATTGATAAGTATTTAGAAAATATTATTGAAGTTACTCCTGAAGAGTTAGAATCATATGAACAAAAAAGATTTAAAGATGATAAGTTAAAAGACTTTTTGAAAGATTCAAGAAGTAAAGATTTAAAAACAATAGATGATTATATACAATCAAATAAAGAAGAAAATCAATCTTTAGTAATATATGGAAAATCAGGTCTGGGTAAATCTTCTCTTATGGCAAAAGCTATAGATGATTGTTTAGATAAATATCAAGATAGAAAAGTGATTTATAGGTTTGTAGGTTCAACTGCAAATTTATCTTCATCACCTGATTTACTAATTTCAATATTAAAAGAATTAGGAATAAATGAAGAGATTAGAAAAGTTAAAAATTCTCAAACATTTCAAGAAGAGCCTGAAAAAATAGAAGAGTTTTATTATAGAGTATATGAACATCTAAACTCTATTTCAAATGAAACGGTGATTTTTATAGATGCTATAGATCAAGTTAACAATGAAGATGAGTTTCTTTGGTTATCGAAAGTTTTACCATCAAATGTAAAATTTATAATTGCAGCTTTAGAAGATGAAAACTATGAAGAGGATAGTAATTACTTTGAGAACTTTAAAAAGAAAACAGAAAGCTTATATAAGTTAGAAGAACTTAGAGAAAATGAAGCAAAAAGCTTAGTTCTTAACTTACTCAATCAATATGATAGAACTATTACAGATACTCAAATGAACTATTTATTGAATATATATAAACAAGTTAATACTCCTTTATATATTTCAGTTGCAGTTCAAGAAATAAGACATTGGAAATCAAGTGATATTAACCAAACTTTAGCAAATACTCAAAAAAGTATTATTGAAGAGTTTATTTCAAATCTATCAACTATATATCATCACAATAAAGAACTAATAAAAAGAGTTTTTTCTTATCTTTATCTAACTGAGGGACTATCAGAATCAGAACTTTTAGAACTACTTTCCATAGATGAAGAATTTATAAATAAAATTGCACCTGATACATACCATGACAACATAACAAAAGAACTACCTACAGTAATATGGGTGAGGTTACACACTCAAATAAAAGAGTTTCTAAAATTAGAACAAAAAGATAAACAAGCAACTATGAGCTTTTTCCATAGAGAGTTTAATAATGTTATATCTAATCAAGATAATATTCAAATAATTCATGAACACTTAATTTATTTATTTCAAAAGTTAATTACTAAATATCAAAATGAAGAGTTTGATTCTAATAGGTGGGGAAAACTTTATATTAAAATAGTTAAGGATTATCATTTAGAATATGAATTTGATTGGCTGATTGAGAAGAATTCTAAATTGAAAGAGACTGGTGATTTTGTTGGTAATCTTAATAATAAAGATTATCAATTAGAAATATGGAATAAAATATATGATTTAATAATTCAAAATCAAAAAATTAATAATTCAAAATTACAAAACTGTTTAACTAAATTTAACCTTTATATTACAGAAATACCATATAAGAAAGATCCTAATAATTCTATACAAATACAAATCTACACTAGGAGTTTAAATAATTTGGGCATTTCATTAGGAACTATTGGGAAATCAATAGATGCGATTAGCTTATTTGAAAAATCCTTTAAAATTTTAAAAAAAGAATATAATAAAAACTTATCAAAATGGGGGCAAGAATATTCTAGTGTTATAAATTATTTGGCTCAATCCTTTTCTAGTTTAGGAAATTTTAATGAATCAATCAAATTAAACAAAGAATCTTTAAAGATAAGAAAAGAATTATATATATTAGATGAAAAAAAATTTGCAAAAAACTATATAGAAAGTTTAAATAATCTAGCAAGTGTTTTAATACAGAATATTGAATTTAAAGAAGCAAATGAACTATTGAAAGAATCGTTAACTATAGTAAAAAAATTTTATTTTGAAAATCCATTAGATTGGTTGGAAACATATATTATTATTTTACAAAATCTAGGAGTTGTTAATCACAGTAAAGGGGAAATATTAGATTCAATAAAGTATTGTGAAGAGTCTTTAAACTTTTTAAAAGATTTATATAAAGAAAACTCTTCACAATGGGCAGCACAATATGTAAAAACATTAAACTCAATAGGATACTATTTAAGTAAAATTGAAAAAATATCAGATTCAATGAATTATTGTAATAAGTGCAAAAAAATTCTAGATAAGTTGTACCTAGAAAATCCATTAAGATGGCTAGAAGATTATTTATCAAATTTAGATAACTTAGCATCAAATTATTATAAAATAAAAAATATAGATAAAACAATTGAACATTATCAAAAATACTTAGAAGTAAGTAAATCATCTCCTAAAAATAACATAAAACTATGGACATTAACATACACTAAACGCTTAGATACCTTAGCTTATATTTTTAATAGTATTGGAAGAACATCTGAATCAATAACTTTATCTGAAGAATCTTTGAAAACTTGGGAAAAATTATATAAAATTGAAAATTCTTGGATAGATAATTATGCGAGTAGCTTACAAAAATTTGCAATTTATCTAAAAATTAATGGAGATATAGATAAATCGATAAAATCCTATCAGAAAGCGGTTACTTTAAGAAGAAAGAAATATAAATCAGCCTTTTGGTATAAACCAGAAAATTTTGCACAATGTTTATTTGAATTTGCAGAAACATTAAAAGATAATGGCGACATATATGAATCAATAGGTATATATGAAGAATGTTTACTAGTTTCAAATAAAATCTATGAAAAAAATTCAAAAAAATGGGCAGAAGAGCATTCTGTTATCTTAGACAATTTAGCTTCATTATTATTAATTAATACAGAAAGAAGATTAGAGTCTCTTGAATTATTTGATAGATTTATAGAGGTTAAAAATAAGCTCTATAAGATAAATCCTGAAAAGTTTATGATGGAATATTTGACAAGTCTGAATAATTTAGGGAGTGTATTATTAGGATATAAGGAATTTGAATATTCATATAAATACTTTAAAGAGTATTTTACAATATTAAATGTTTATAAAATAATTAAAACAAAAAAGAATTTAGATTTGTTTACATATTCATTTTTAAAATATTATCAATCAGCTATTCATACTGAGTCTAATTTAACTAAACTAGAAGATTATATTAAAGAAAAGATTATTTTTTTCAAAGAAAATTTAGAATTAGAATATGATAATCATATAAAAATAGTGTGCGATAAAATTCTTAATTTAAAGAATACCAATGATGATCTCATTAGAGAAAGAGTAGAAATATTTGAAAAATTATTTTTAGTAAACCCCTCTTTAATAATAGAAGAAAAGGACATTTTAATGAAAGAAAATCCCGTGCCAATTTATTTAAAAAAAGTTACAGAGTTTTTATCTAGGGAACATTATTCATATGAGATAGAAACTCTTTTTGATAAACTTATTGAGTATAAAAAATCAGGTATTAATCTTAGTTATGAGGAAATCAATAGGTTAAATTTAAATGATAGATTAACTTACTTTTTAAACTTAAAAATTTATGATGAAGAAGTGGTTGATATTTTGTTTAAGTTATATTATGAAATATTAGAAAACAATCAGTATAAGCAAGCAGAAAATATTATAGAATTTATTGATAAAAATTCTTCTAAATTTTGGTCTAGCAGTAGACAAACTTTACTTGATCATATAGAAAAAGCAACTAAATATACATATAACTATAAAAATGAGAATTGTCTAAAACTAATTAAAAATCTAATTTTAAATATGTACCCTGATTATGATCCTAGAATAGAGACTCTTTTGTTAAAAACATTAAAAAAATTTGATAATGATTTTATTTTTATTAAAAATGCTATTGAAAAATTTGATGATTTTAATAATGAACTTTATATTTTTTATGCATTCAATTATCTTACTTATTGTAAAGACTATGTTGAAGATGAAGATGAAATTATTAAAAACATCCAAAATAAACTTTTAAGAATTGAAAATAAAGAGTTTGATTTATATAAAAATAACTTAATAAATTTAATTGAATTAAGAAGAAGTATACCCAAACCAAGTATATCAAGTACTTACACATCACCAAAGCCATCTTCTGTTGTAGATATAGTTGAAAAAAAAAGAAAACTAGAAGAATATGAAATGATATCTGAGCGTAAGTTAAATGAAAAGCGTAAGAAAAAACTTTTACAGGAAATAGAGTATGAAAAAAATGAATTTTTTAAATCAAGTGCTCAAGAAAATAAAATAAAATATTTAGAATTACAATACAAAATAGAATATGAAACGAGTTCTTTAACTTTAGAAGAGATAAAATCAAATGATATTTACCATATATATAAATATTTTAACTACACTGATGAAAGGTATGAGTATTGTTTTCTAAAATCATTAATAAAAGATATAAATACTCCTCATAGTGAAATTATGAAAGAAAGTATAGAAAATCACTATGAAAAAATTTTAGATTCTTTTCTTGAACATTTTTCAAAAATCATGTTTTATCATCTACATGATTTAGAATTAAATTTAACTGCGATAGTAGAATTTTTTAAGTTAATTGATAATGGAAAATTAAAAGTTTTTAAATATAAGTATGAAAGTAATGAAATCGAAAGACTTTTCAATAGTATTAGGGAGCAAAAATTCCATGAAATTATCATTCTAAAAAATAAATATATTTGGAATAATAAATATTTTAAAAAATATTTTATTAATGATACTGTTTTGCAAGTCTTAGAATATGTAGATTTAGTAGAAAAATCTCTTAGTAAAGAAATTGATTTTAAAGAGTTTAAACCAATATTTTTAAACTACCTTGAAAAGTTTCAAATAAAATTAAATTTACATGAAAGATTTACTTTTGAAAATGAAGTTTTAAAAAAATCTATTTTATCCCTAATACAAAATGATATTAATAATGCATTTATATTCTTAGAAAGTAATAATATAGGTAATTTCAAAAACATTTTTATAGAGTTTATATTTAAATACATTAGAGAAAATATGGATTTTGAAGACTATAATTTAAGTGAGCTAGAAAAAAGAATTCAGTCTAAAGAACTGGATAACTCAACTAAAGATGATTTTCTTAAGTTCGTAGAAAAAATAAATTTAAAAAATCAAGAAAAAATCACAGTTGAATTGTTTCTTGCTGCTAGTGAAAAAAACTATAAATTAGTATCAGAAAAATTAAAACTTCTCACCAATAAAGATGTTGTAAATGATGAGGGAAAAACCTTATTAGATTTAGCAATTGAAATGTCTTATGAAGAATATAAGGATGACTTTATAACATTGGAAAATGATAAAAAACAAGATGAATCATACGAAAAATTATATAATAGGGGAAGATTCGGTGAAAAGTTAGATTATGGAAAAACTTTAAAGATTAATTTTAATTTTACTGATATTCTTTTAAAGGAAGGCTTATCTATAAATCATGCAGATAAACATGGAAATAACTATCTACATAAAATTATTGATAGGTCATGGAGAAAACTATCTTCAAGAGAAATTTTAACTCCAGTTCCTACCTATGAATGGGATGAAGAATTTTTTACTTTTTTTCTAAATAACAATATAAATATTGAACATAAGAATAATAAAGGGGAGACACCTCTACTAAAAGCACTTATAGAAAGTAGATTTAACCTTGTAAATATACTTTTAGATAAAAATGCATGTATTGATATAAAAAATAATGAAGGAATCACACCTTTTTACCTAATTGTAAAAAATGATCAACATAATATTGCTAAGAAACTGATAGAAAAAGGTATGAACTTTTTAGAAGAAACATATCAAGATAAATCTTTAATTTTTCTTGCAATTGAAAATGGAAGTTATTTCATAATAGATCATTTTGTAGAAAAAATAGATTTAGATAAATCAGACAAAGAAGGTAGAAAGCCTATACATTATGCAACAATGTTTAAAGATATAAGTATTTTAAAATTACTTATTGAAAATAAAGTAAATATAAATGCTCAAGATAATAAAGGTGTAACACCATTACATTATGCTGTTAAATATAAAAATCTTGATATGTTAAAGGTTCTTATAAAAAACAATGTAAATCTTAATTTACAAGATCAGAATAATAAAACACCACTGCATTATGCAGTTCATGAAAAAGATATAGATGCTGTAAAAGTTCTAGTGGAGAATAATGTAAATAAAGAAATTCTTGATATTAATGGTAAAACAGCTTTAGATTATGCAAAAGTAGATAACTTTGATGAAGCTATTAAGTTATTAAGAAAAAAGTTTCTTGGACTTTTTTAA
- a CDS encoding SulP family inorganic anion transporter, with the protein MSIHHYKSDIIGGIISALVSLPLALACGLLLFSGFPELQQFGINAAFYTAIIGTLVTLFISNHSLQIGGPLVVTALILSDFLISVSSKIQVLNPDILTLIFSLMFVCVIVTGLIQLIFAYFKIGNLIKFLPSSVTKGISTTIGIIIIVKQLPIVFNVESKNISETALLIFITVIMLSLLLLKNFNSIKELVNKRLPFNIFVYLPIIVPILGGIIFFLFSSNSNLMLGNVKVELPNLNYNYESFLQSLTLIKAFLPEIFLTSFAIALMSSLSSLLSVNLLNNKPEIKSSKNNTSYELYGQGLGNILSGLFGGMPSAGTEARSLVNFEAGGRTRLSVVVNVITIFLFIFIFNDYLTYIPVIILSTMLIFTGIVMSMPTFFMVKKLYKNCSNNTKKQNCIKDVFYSFMIILVMLITAFISDITIAIVFGFAFASLLFIYETMKNSNFNILNRTMIQSKRERTTKAREFLQKNGKEISIIELDGSIFFGTADILRKTINSIDSKYIILDFKKVTEIDITGADIIKQVIDENKIDSKKSFIFSHIRFGDDTYEALCSADIIMPEVENWYEYTDLALEFAENRLLKENDIVESKYNQIIDLDSMSVARNLNKDEQKILLGYLDEKKFSKDEYLYKENDESDCIYFLRNGSVTVWDEHEEYFYENSTTSKTRRVTYSAGVVVGQMAFFEEKKQSVEAVADCDISTYVLTRVKFDKLLKEYPLVAQDLLLEFCKHLSRRLREITYEVQVLERWQ; encoded by the coding sequence TTGAGTATACACCATTATAAAAGTGATATCATAGGTGGTATCATTTCTGCTTTAGTTTCTTTACCATTAGCTCTTGCTTGTGGATTACTATTGTTTAGTGGTTTTCCAGAACTTCAACAATTTGGTATTAATGCAGCATTTTATACAGCAATCATTGGAACACTAGTAACACTTTTTATTAGTAATCATTCTTTACAAATAGGTGGACCTCTTGTAGTTACAGCACTAATTTTATCAGACTTTTTAATTTCAGTTTCTAGTAAAATCCAAGTTTTAAATCCAGATATATTAACATTAATATTTAGCTTGATGTTTGTTTGTGTAATAGTCACTGGTTTGATTCAACTCATCTTTGCATATTTTAAAATCGGGAATTTAATTAAATTTTTACCATCTTCGGTTACAAAAGGTATTAGTACCACTATTGGAATAATCATTATTGTAAAACAACTTCCTATTGTATTTAATGTAGAAAGTAAAAATATTTCTGAAACAGCACTCTTGATATTTATTACAGTTATTATGTTAAGTTTACTACTACTGAAAAATTTTAATTCAATAAAAGAGTTAGTGAATAAAAGACTTCCTTTCAATATATTTGTTTATCTGCCAATAATTGTGCCAATTTTAGGAGGAATAATATTTTTTCTATTCAGTTCAAATTCTAATTTAATGCTTGGTAATGTTAAAGTTGAATTACCTAATTTGAATTATAACTATGAATCTTTTTTGCAATCTTTAACTTTAATAAAAGCTTTTCTACCCGAGATATTTCTTACATCATTTGCAATAGCTTTAATGTCATCATTAAGTTCATTATTAAGTGTAAACCTTCTAAATAATAAACCTGAAATAAAATCAAGTAAAAATAATACTTCATATGAATTGTATGGTCAAGGTCTAGGAAATATTTTATCAGGTTTATTTGGTGGAATGCCAAGTGCAGGAACTGAAGCTAGATCTTTAGTTAATTTTGAAGCAGGTGGTAGAACCAGATTAAGTGTAGTTGTTAATGTAATTACAATTTTTTTATTTATATTTATTTTTAATGATTACTTAACATATATTCCGGTGATAATACTTTCTACTATGTTAATTTTTACTGGAATTGTTATGTCTATGCCAACATTTTTTATGGTTAAAAAGCTTTATAAGAATTGCTCTAATAATACTAAAAAACAAAATTGTATTAAAGATGTATTTTACTCATTTATGATAATTCTTGTTATGTTAATAACTGCCTTTATTTCAGATATTACAATTGCAATTGTGTTTGGATTTGCATTTGCCTCTTTACTTTTTATCTATGAAACAATGAAAAACTCTAACTTTAATATTTTAAATAGAACAATGATTCAATCAAAAAGAGAAAGAACTACAAAAGCTAGAGAATTCTTACAAAAAAATGGTAAAGAAATTTCGATTATTGAACTTGATGGTTCAATCTTTTTTGGTACTGCTGATATTCTTAGAAAAACAATAAATAGCATTGATTCAAAATATATAATCTTAGATTTTAAAAAAGTTACTGAAATTGATATAACAGGGGCTGATATCATAAAGCAAGTTATTGATGAGAATAAAATAGATTCAAAAAAAAGTTTTATTTTTAGTCATATTAGATTTGGTGATGATACATATGAAGCATTGTGTTCAGCAGATATTATTATGCCAGAAGTTGAGAATTGGTACGAATATACCGATTTAGCATTAGAATTTGCAGAGAATAGACTTCTAAAAGAGAATGATATTGTTGAGAGTAAATACAATCAAATTATTGATTTAGATTCTATGAGTGTAGCAAGAAATCTTAATAAAGATGAACAAAAGATTTTATTAGGTTACTTGGATGAAAAAAAATTTTCAAAAGATGAATACCTCTATAAAGAAAATGATGAATCAGATTGTATATATTTTTTACGAAATGGAAGTGTAACAGTTTGGGATGAACACGAAGAGTATTTTTATGAAAACTCAACTACTTCTAAAACTAGAAGAGTCACATATTCTGCTGGTGTAGTTGTAGGACAAATGGCATTCTTTGAAGAAAAAAAACAAAGTGTTGAAGCAGTTGCTGATTGTGATATTTCTACATATGTCTTAACAAGAGTAAAATTTGATAAGTTACTGAAAGAATATCCTTTAGTAGCTCAAGATTTATTACTAGAATTTTGTAAGCACTTGTCTAGAAGACTTAGAGAAATTACATATGAAGTTCAAGTTTTAGAAAGATGGCAATAA
- a CDS encoding helix-turn-helix domain-containing protein: protein MIEFNFSKDEIDDFYIQVGKKVKQLRELNNMTQLELSYAMGYKSVSLVSAAELYKNKKHFNLEHIYKMSKIFNIEISDFLQTKI from the coding sequence GTGATTGAGTTTAATTTTTCTAAAGATGAAATAGATGATTTTTATATACAAGTTGGCAAAAAAGTAAAACAACTTAGAGAATTAAATAATATGACTCAACTAGAATTATCATATGCTATGGGATATAAATCTGTTAGTTTGGTATCTGCTGCTGAATTATACAAAAATAAAAAACACTTCAATCTGGAACATATTTATAAAATGTCAAAGATTTTTAATATAGAAATATCTGATTTTTTACAAACAAAGATCTAA
- a CDS encoding transposase: MRQSKYNENQIITILKKIHSGSPVLKTCKDYEISKDTYYSWKKKYSTVLKYFDIIDTLEYENKQLKKMFVDLSIEKNELLSRNSN, encoded by the coding sequence ATGAGACAAAGTAAATATAATGAAAATCAGATAATTACAATTTTAAAAAAGATTCATTCAGGTTCACCTGTGTTAAAAACTTGTAAGGATTATGAAATTTCAAAAGACACATATTATAGTTGGAAGAAAAAATATTCTACTGTTTTAAAATACTTTGATATTATAGATACATTAGAATATGAGAATAAACAACTTAAAAAAATGTTCGTTGATTTATCAATAGAAAAAAATGAATTATTAAGTAGAAACTCAAACTGA
- a CDS encoding PDDEXK nuclease domain-containing protein: MASDILNTKIIEDIRNLLILSRQNLAQTVNSAMVQTYWNIGRIIVEDEQAGEQRAAYGKKQLEFISDKLTTEFGKGFDTRNLRNMRQFYTIYPNWNAVSTKLSWTHYRTLFRIEKDEVRQWYMQESIANNWSARALDRQISSLYYERLISSKEKIPVENEAKEKTKELQLTAKDVLRDPYIFDFLNLPSQSLLETDIEQALIDNLQKFLLELGRGFAFVSRQKRLSVEEQDFYIDLVFYNYKLKCFLLIDLKLGKLTHQDVGQMDTYVRIYDKFEKSEDDNPTIGLILCSEKSQAVAKYSVLNDSKQLFSSKYLPYLPSEEELKQELLRERSILLEDLK, from the coding sequence ATGGCAAGTGATATATTAAATACTAAAATCATAGAAGATATCAGAAATTTACTTATTCTCTCAAGGCAAAACCTTGCCCAAACAGTAAATAGTGCCATGGTTCAAACCTATTGGAATATAGGTCGTATTATAGTTGAAGATGAACAAGCAGGAGAACAAAGAGCCGCGTATGGAAAAAAGCAGTTAGAGTTTATATCTGATAAGCTTACAACAGAGTTTGGAAAAGGGTTTGATACAAGAAACTTACGAAATATGAGGCAGTTTTATACCATTTATCCAAATTGGAACGCAGTGAGTACCAAATTAAGCTGGACACACTATAGAACACTTTTTAGAATAGAAAAAGATGAAGTTAGACAATGGTATATGCAAGAGAGCATTGCAAACAATTGGAGTGCAAGAGCTTTAGATAGACAAATAAGCAGTCTATATTATGAAAGACTTATTTCAAGTAAAGAAAAAATACCAGTAGAAAATGAAGCAAAAGAAAAGACAAAAGAGTTACAACTAACTGCTAAAGATGTTTTAAGAGACCCTTATATCTTTGACTTTTTAAATCTTCCAAGTCAATCTTTATTAGAAACAGACATTGAACAAGCTTTGATAGATAATCTTCAAAAGTTTTTACTAGAACTTGGTCGTGGTTTTGCTTTTGTATCAAGACAAAAAAGACTAAGTGTAGAAGAGCAAGATTTTTATATCGATTTAGTATTTTATAACTATAAATTGAAGTGTTTTTTACTTATAGATTTGAAGCTTGGAAAATTAACTCATCAAGATGTGGGGCAAATGGATACTTATGTTCGTATTTATGACAAGTTTGAAAAAAGTGAAGATGATAATCCTACCATAGGACTTATACTTTGTAGTGAAAAATCACAAGCAGTAGCGAAGTATTCAGTGTTAAATGATAGCAAACAACTATTTAGTTCAAAATATCTACCATATTTACCAAGTGAAGAAGAGCTTAAACAAGAGTTGTTAAGAGAGAGAAGTATTTTACTTGAAGATTTAAAATAA